From the genome of Argentina anserina chromosome 4, drPotAnse1.1, whole genome shotgun sequence, one region includes:
- the LOC126791472 gene encoding disease resistance protein RUN1-like isoform X4 has translation MASLTKEIASSSSSSVPFSSTDHPNHYKYEVFLSFRGEDTRHNFIDHFRSALCDKGIETFIDDKLRRGEEIPAALVKAIEESRVSIIVFSPNYASSRWCLDELVKILECRKSKGQEVRSVFYKVDPSDVRHQRGAFGKAFATLDQHKHKDSMEKWKAALTEAANLSGWPFKDGEYEAKFIKKIIGELSTQVVNPSCDLHVTEHPIGIKSFSEEVCKLLRVEENSVHMVGIWGPGGIGKTTIAKAVFNSIRHRFACSCFLAEVRSNSNDLAKLQKGLLVDILGDSTLEVSSVDQGVSFIKTRMRKQKVLIVLDDVNHSSQLQKLVPYPGCFGPGSRVLITTRDKRWLIAHQVDEVYQVKMLKDHQALNLFSLNAFKSNAPPGEYLKLSQRAVRYAQGLPLALIVLGSHLFRRSIEEWEAILDSSRREDPHIEIRDVLKISYDALGADLKGYFLDIACFFKGWHVENAKPRLDACYDLKSVNGIARLQEKALIRIDDDIIWMHDLIEEMGKDTVHQESPDELGERSRLWSEDDVNYVLTNTTKTKEYARFRKKKEYHSSLKPSWISCS, from the exons ATGGCTTCTCTGACCAAGGAAATAGCCagttcttcgtcttcttctgtTCCATTTTCATCCACTGATCACCCAAATCATTACAAATACGAGGTGTTCTTAAGTTTTCGAGGCGAGGATACGCGTCATAATTTCATAGATCATTTCCGCTCCGCTTTGTGTGATAAGGGAATTGAGACCTTCATCGATGATAAGCTCAGAAGAGGGGAAGAAATACCCGCGGCCCTTGTCAAAGCAATTGAGGAGTCCAGGGTTTCAATCATCGTCTTCTCTCCAAACTATGCTTCGTCAAGGTGGTGCTTAGATGAGCTGGTGAAGATTCTCGAATGCAGAAAATCAAAAGGGCAAGAGGTCAGATCAGTTTTCTACAAGGTGGATCCTTCAGACGTACGGCACCAGAGAGGTGCTTTCGGGAAGGCATTTGCTACGCTTGatcaacacaaacacaagGATAGCATGGAGAAATGGAAAGCAGCTCTTACGGAAGCAGCAAATTTGTCTGGATGGCCTTTCAAAGATGGCGA GTACGAGGCTAAGTTTATCAAGAAGATTATTGGGGAGTTGTCAACCCAAGTAGTGAATCCTTCATGTGATTTGCATGTTACTGAACATCCCATTGGAATAAAGTCTTTTAGTGAAGAAGTCTGCAAACTTTTACGTGTCGAGGAAAATAGTGTTCACATGGTAGGAATATGGGGGCCTGGTGGAATAGGAAAGACCACAATTGCGAAAGCTGTGTTTAATTCAATTCGCCATAGGTTTGCATGTAGCTGTTTCTTGGCAGAAGTTCGATCTAATTCAAATGATCTAGCCAAATTGCAAAAGGGACTTCTGGTTGATATTTTAGGGGACTCAACTTTGGAGGTGAGCAGTGTTGATCAGGGAGTCAGTTTTATAAAGACAAGGATGCGGAAACAGAAAGTTCTAATAGTCCTAGATGACGTGAATCATTCTAGCCAATTACAGAAGTTAGTTCCATACCCTGGATGTTTTGGGCCAGGTAGTAGAGTTCTCATAACAACAAGAGATAAACGGTGGCTAATTGCTCATCAAGTCGATGAAGTGTACCAGGTCAAGATGTTAAAAGATCATCAAGCTTTGAACTTGTTTAGTTTGAATGCATTCAAGAGTAATGCACCTCCAGGCGAATATCTCAAACTTTCACAACGTGCAGTACGCTATGCCCAGGGCCTTCCATTAGCTTTGATTGTTTTAGGTTCTCATTTATTTCGTAGAAGCATAGAGGAGTGGGAAGCTATATTAGATAGTAGCAGGCGAGAAGATCCCCACATAGAGATTAGAGACGTGCTGAAAATAAGTTATGATGCTCTGGGGGCAGATTTAAAAGGATATTTTCTTGACATTGCTTGTTTCTTTAAAGGTTGGCATGTAGAGAATGCGAAACCACGACTAGATGCTTGCTATGACCTCAAATCAGTGAATGGTATAGCACGACTCCAAGAAAAGGCCTTAATAAGAATTGACGATGATATTATTTGGATGCATGATTTAATAGAAGAAATGGGTAAAGATACAGTGCATCAAGAATCACCTGATGAACTTGGGGAACGAAGCAGATTGTGGAGTGAAGATGATGTCAACTACGTCTTAACAAATACTACT AAAACAAAGGAATATGCAaggtttagaaaaaaaaaggaatatcACTCGAGTTTGAAGCCAAGTTGGATCAGCTGTTCTTAG
- the LOC126791472 gene encoding disease resistance protein RUN1-like isoform X2 — MASLTKEIASSSSSSVPFSSTDHPNHYKYEVFLSFRGEDTRHNFIDHFRSALCDKGIETFIDDKLRRGEEIPAALVKAIEESRVSIIVFSPNYASSRWCLDELVKILECRKSKGQEVRSVFYKVDPSDVRHQRGAFGKAFATLDQHKHKDSMEKWKAALTEAANLSGWPFKDGEYEAKFIKKIIGELSTQVVNPSCDLHVTEHPIGIKSFSEEVCKLLRVEENSVHMVGIWGPGGIGKTTIAKAVFNSIRHRFACSCFLAEVRSNSNDLAKLQKGLLVDILGDSTLEVSSVDQGVSFIKTRMRKQKVLIVLDDVNHSSQLQKLVPYPGCFGPGSRVLITTRDKRWLIAHQVDEVYQVKMLKDHQALNLFSLNAFKSNAPPGEYLKLSQRAVRYAQGLPLALIVLGSHLFRRSIEEWEAILDSSRREDPHIEIRDVLKISYDALGADLKGYFLDIACFFKGWHVENAKPRLDACYDLKSVNGIARLQEKALIRIDDDIIWMHDLIEEMGKDTVHQESPDELGERSRLWSEDDVNYVLTNTTGTNKVIGIQVLTSNISLNAKSFSTMKKLKYISIIPIIYYESFWRNIDYLSDELRWLEWPHCPLQCFPADFHAKKLVNLNIHRSSIITHLWEGYKKTKEYARFRKKKEYHSSLKPSWISCS; from the exons ATGGCTTCTCTGACCAAGGAAATAGCCagttcttcgtcttcttctgtTCCATTTTCATCCACTGATCACCCAAATCATTACAAATACGAGGTGTTCTTAAGTTTTCGAGGCGAGGATACGCGTCATAATTTCATAGATCATTTCCGCTCCGCTTTGTGTGATAAGGGAATTGAGACCTTCATCGATGATAAGCTCAGAAGAGGGGAAGAAATACCCGCGGCCCTTGTCAAAGCAATTGAGGAGTCCAGGGTTTCAATCATCGTCTTCTCTCCAAACTATGCTTCGTCAAGGTGGTGCTTAGATGAGCTGGTGAAGATTCTCGAATGCAGAAAATCAAAAGGGCAAGAGGTCAGATCAGTTTTCTACAAGGTGGATCCTTCAGACGTACGGCACCAGAGAGGTGCTTTCGGGAAGGCATTTGCTACGCTTGatcaacacaaacacaagGATAGCATGGAGAAATGGAAAGCAGCTCTTACGGAAGCAGCAAATTTGTCTGGATGGCCTTTCAAAGATGGCGA GTACGAGGCTAAGTTTATCAAGAAGATTATTGGGGAGTTGTCAACCCAAGTAGTGAATCCTTCATGTGATTTGCATGTTACTGAACATCCCATTGGAATAAAGTCTTTTAGTGAAGAAGTCTGCAAACTTTTACGTGTCGAGGAAAATAGTGTTCACATGGTAGGAATATGGGGGCCTGGTGGAATAGGAAAGACCACAATTGCGAAAGCTGTGTTTAATTCAATTCGCCATAGGTTTGCATGTAGCTGTTTCTTGGCAGAAGTTCGATCTAATTCAAATGATCTAGCCAAATTGCAAAAGGGACTTCTGGTTGATATTTTAGGGGACTCAACTTTGGAGGTGAGCAGTGTTGATCAGGGAGTCAGTTTTATAAAGACAAGGATGCGGAAACAGAAAGTTCTAATAGTCCTAGATGACGTGAATCATTCTAGCCAATTACAGAAGTTAGTTCCATACCCTGGATGTTTTGGGCCAGGTAGTAGAGTTCTCATAACAACAAGAGATAAACGGTGGCTAATTGCTCATCAAGTCGATGAAGTGTACCAGGTCAAGATGTTAAAAGATCATCAAGCTTTGAACTTGTTTAGTTTGAATGCATTCAAGAGTAATGCACCTCCAGGCGAATATCTCAAACTTTCACAACGTGCAGTACGCTATGCCCAGGGCCTTCCATTAGCTTTGATTGTTTTAGGTTCTCATTTATTTCGTAGAAGCATAGAGGAGTGGGAAGCTATATTAGATAGTAGCAGGCGAGAAGATCCCCACATAGAGATTAGAGACGTGCTGAAAATAAGTTATGATGCTCTGGGGGCAGATTTAAAAGGATATTTTCTTGACATTGCTTGTTTCTTTAAAGGTTGGCATGTAGAGAATGCGAAACCACGACTAGATGCTTGCTATGACCTCAAATCAGTGAATGGTATAGCACGACTCCAAGAAAAGGCCTTAATAAGAATTGACGATGATATTATTTGGATGCATGATTTAATAGAAGAAATGGGTAAAGATACAGTGCATCAAGAATCACCTGATGAACTTGGGGAACGAAGCAGATTGTGGAGTGAAGATGATGTCAACTACGTCTTAACAAATACTACT GGAACAAATAAAGTTATTGGTATTCAGGTCCTGACATCTAATATATCTTTAAATGCGAAAAGTTTCTCAACAATGAAGAAGCTTAAATATATTTCTATAATACCTATAATTTATTATGAATCCTTTTGGAGAAATATTGATTATCTCTCCGACGAGTTGAGGTGGCTTGAGTGGCCACATTGTCCATTGCAATGTTTTCCAGCCGATTTTCACGCAAAGAAACTTGTAAATCTCAATATTCATAGGAGTTCCATAATCACACACCTATGGGAAGGATATAAG AAAACAAAGGAATATGCAaggtttagaaaaaaaaaggaatatcACTCGAGTTTGAAGCCAAGTTGGATCAGCTGTTCTTAG
- the LOC126791472 gene encoding disease resistance protein RUN1-like isoform X1 → MASLTKEIASSSSSSVPFSSTDHPNHYKYEVFLSFRGEDTRHNFIDHFRSALCDKGIETFIDDKLRRGEEIPAALVKAIEESRVSIIVFSPNYASSRWCLDELVKILECRKSKGQEVRSVFYKVDPSDVRHQRGAFGKAFATLDQHKHKDSMEKWKAALTEAANLSGWPFKDGEYEAKFIKKIIGELSTQVVNPSCDLHVTEHPIGIKSFSEEVCKLLRVEENSVHMVGIWGPGGIGKTTIAKAVFNSIRHRFACSCFLAEVRSNSNDLAKLQKGLLVDILGDSTLEVSSVDQGVSFIKTRMRKQKVLIVLDDVNHSSQLQKLVPYPGCFGPGSRVLITTRDKRWLIAHQVDEVYQVKMLKDHQALNLFSLNAFKSNAPPGEYLKLSQRAVRYAQGLPLALIVLGSHLFRRSIEEWEAILDSSRREDPHIEIRDVLKISYDALGADLKGYFLDIACFFKGWHVENAKPRLDACYDLKSVNGIARLQEKALIRIDDDIIWMHDLIEEMGKDTVHQESPDELGERSRLWSEDDVNYVLTNTTGTNKVIGIQVLTSNISLNAKSFSTMKKLKYISIIPIIYYESFWRNIDYLSDELRWLEWPHCPLQCFPADFHAKKLVNLNIHRSSIITHLWEGYKSFPLLTYMNLSGCESDRIVIHQRGETR, encoded by the exons ATGGCTTCTCTGACCAAGGAAATAGCCagttcttcgtcttcttctgtTCCATTTTCATCCACTGATCACCCAAATCATTACAAATACGAGGTGTTCTTAAGTTTTCGAGGCGAGGATACGCGTCATAATTTCATAGATCATTTCCGCTCCGCTTTGTGTGATAAGGGAATTGAGACCTTCATCGATGATAAGCTCAGAAGAGGGGAAGAAATACCCGCGGCCCTTGTCAAAGCAATTGAGGAGTCCAGGGTTTCAATCATCGTCTTCTCTCCAAACTATGCTTCGTCAAGGTGGTGCTTAGATGAGCTGGTGAAGATTCTCGAATGCAGAAAATCAAAAGGGCAAGAGGTCAGATCAGTTTTCTACAAGGTGGATCCTTCAGACGTACGGCACCAGAGAGGTGCTTTCGGGAAGGCATTTGCTACGCTTGatcaacacaaacacaagGATAGCATGGAGAAATGGAAAGCAGCTCTTACGGAAGCAGCAAATTTGTCTGGATGGCCTTTCAAAGATGGCGA GTACGAGGCTAAGTTTATCAAGAAGATTATTGGGGAGTTGTCAACCCAAGTAGTGAATCCTTCATGTGATTTGCATGTTACTGAACATCCCATTGGAATAAAGTCTTTTAGTGAAGAAGTCTGCAAACTTTTACGTGTCGAGGAAAATAGTGTTCACATGGTAGGAATATGGGGGCCTGGTGGAATAGGAAAGACCACAATTGCGAAAGCTGTGTTTAATTCAATTCGCCATAGGTTTGCATGTAGCTGTTTCTTGGCAGAAGTTCGATCTAATTCAAATGATCTAGCCAAATTGCAAAAGGGACTTCTGGTTGATATTTTAGGGGACTCAACTTTGGAGGTGAGCAGTGTTGATCAGGGAGTCAGTTTTATAAAGACAAGGATGCGGAAACAGAAAGTTCTAATAGTCCTAGATGACGTGAATCATTCTAGCCAATTACAGAAGTTAGTTCCATACCCTGGATGTTTTGGGCCAGGTAGTAGAGTTCTCATAACAACAAGAGATAAACGGTGGCTAATTGCTCATCAAGTCGATGAAGTGTACCAGGTCAAGATGTTAAAAGATCATCAAGCTTTGAACTTGTTTAGTTTGAATGCATTCAAGAGTAATGCACCTCCAGGCGAATATCTCAAACTTTCACAACGTGCAGTACGCTATGCCCAGGGCCTTCCATTAGCTTTGATTGTTTTAGGTTCTCATTTATTTCGTAGAAGCATAGAGGAGTGGGAAGCTATATTAGATAGTAGCAGGCGAGAAGATCCCCACATAGAGATTAGAGACGTGCTGAAAATAAGTTATGATGCTCTGGGGGCAGATTTAAAAGGATATTTTCTTGACATTGCTTGTTTCTTTAAAGGTTGGCATGTAGAGAATGCGAAACCACGACTAGATGCTTGCTATGACCTCAAATCAGTGAATGGTATAGCACGACTCCAAGAAAAGGCCTTAATAAGAATTGACGATGATATTATTTGGATGCATGATTTAATAGAAGAAATGGGTAAAGATACAGTGCATCAAGAATCACCTGATGAACTTGGGGAACGAAGCAGATTGTGGAGTGAAGATGATGTCAACTACGTCTTAACAAATACTACT GGAACAAATAAAGTTATTGGTATTCAGGTCCTGACATCTAATATATCTTTAAATGCGAAAAGTTTCTCAACAATGAAGAAGCTTAAATATATTTCTATAATACCTATAATTTATTATGAATCCTTTTGGAGAAATATTGATTATCTCTCCGACGAGTTGAGGTGGCTTGAGTGGCCACATTGTCCATTGCAATGTTTTCCAGCCGATTTTCACGCAAAGAAACTTGTAAATCTCAATATTCATAGGAGTTCCATAATCACACACCTATGGGAAGGATATAAG AGTTTTCCGCTGCTAACTTATATGAATTTAAGCGGTTGTGAATCTGATAGGATCGTAATCCATCAAAGAGGTGAAACAAGATAA
- the LOC126791472 gene encoding disease resistance protein RUN1-like isoform X3, with amino-acid sequence MASLTKEIASSSSSSVPFSSTDHPNHYKYEVFLSFRGEDTRHNFIDHFRSALCDKGIETFIDDKLRRGEEIPAALVKAIEESRVSIIVFSPNYASSRWCLDELVKILECRKSKGQEVRSVFYKVDPSDVRHQRGAFGKAFATLDQHKHKDSMEKWKAALTEAANLSGWPFKDGEYEAKFIKKIIGELSTQVVNPSCDLHVTEHPIGIKSFSEEVCKLLRVEENSVHMVGIWGPGGIGKTTIAKAVFNSIRHRFACSCFLAEVRSNSNDLAKLQKGLLVDILGDSTLEVSSVDQGVSFIKTRMRKQKVLIVLDDVNHSSQLQKLVPYPGCFGPGSRVLITTRDKRWLIAHQVDEVYQVKMLKDHQALNLFSLNAFKSNAPPGEYLKLSQRAVRYAQGLPLALIVLGSHLFRRSIEEWEAILDSSRREDPHIEIRDVLKISYDALGADLKGYFLDIACFFKGWHVENAKPRLDACYDLKSVNGIARLQEKALIRIDDDIIWMHDLIEEMGKDTVHQESPDELGERSRLWSEDDVNYVLTNTTGTNKVIGIQVLTSNISLNAKSFSTMKKLKYISIIPIIYYESFWRNIDYLSDELRWLEWPHCPLQCFPADFHAKKLVNLNIHRSSIITHLWEGYKVLSLNYEQSRS; translated from the exons ATGGCTTCTCTGACCAAGGAAATAGCCagttcttcgtcttcttctgtTCCATTTTCATCCACTGATCACCCAAATCATTACAAATACGAGGTGTTCTTAAGTTTTCGAGGCGAGGATACGCGTCATAATTTCATAGATCATTTCCGCTCCGCTTTGTGTGATAAGGGAATTGAGACCTTCATCGATGATAAGCTCAGAAGAGGGGAAGAAATACCCGCGGCCCTTGTCAAAGCAATTGAGGAGTCCAGGGTTTCAATCATCGTCTTCTCTCCAAACTATGCTTCGTCAAGGTGGTGCTTAGATGAGCTGGTGAAGATTCTCGAATGCAGAAAATCAAAAGGGCAAGAGGTCAGATCAGTTTTCTACAAGGTGGATCCTTCAGACGTACGGCACCAGAGAGGTGCTTTCGGGAAGGCATTTGCTACGCTTGatcaacacaaacacaagGATAGCATGGAGAAATGGAAAGCAGCTCTTACGGAAGCAGCAAATTTGTCTGGATGGCCTTTCAAAGATGGCGA GTACGAGGCTAAGTTTATCAAGAAGATTATTGGGGAGTTGTCAACCCAAGTAGTGAATCCTTCATGTGATTTGCATGTTACTGAACATCCCATTGGAATAAAGTCTTTTAGTGAAGAAGTCTGCAAACTTTTACGTGTCGAGGAAAATAGTGTTCACATGGTAGGAATATGGGGGCCTGGTGGAATAGGAAAGACCACAATTGCGAAAGCTGTGTTTAATTCAATTCGCCATAGGTTTGCATGTAGCTGTTTCTTGGCAGAAGTTCGATCTAATTCAAATGATCTAGCCAAATTGCAAAAGGGACTTCTGGTTGATATTTTAGGGGACTCAACTTTGGAGGTGAGCAGTGTTGATCAGGGAGTCAGTTTTATAAAGACAAGGATGCGGAAACAGAAAGTTCTAATAGTCCTAGATGACGTGAATCATTCTAGCCAATTACAGAAGTTAGTTCCATACCCTGGATGTTTTGGGCCAGGTAGTAGAGTTCTCATAACAACAAGAGATAAACGGTGGCTAATTGCTCATCAAGTCGATGAAGTGTACCAGGTCAAGATGTTAAAAGATCATCAAGCTTTGAACTTGTTTAGTTTGAATGCATTCAAGAGTAATGCACCTCCAGGCGAATATCTCAAACTTTCACAACGTGCAGTACGCTATGCCCAGGGCCTTCCATTAGCTTTGATTGTTTTAGGTTCTCATTTATTTCGTAGAAGCATAGAGGAGTGGGAAGCTATATTAGATAGTAGCAGGCGAGAAGATCCCCACATAGAGATTAGAGACGTGCTGAAAATAAGTTATGATGCTCTGGGGGCAGATTTAAAAGGATATTTTCTTGACATTGCTTGTTTCTTTAAAGGTTGGCATGTAGAGAATGCGAAACCACGACTAGATGCTTGCTATGACCTCAAATCAGTGAATGGTATAGCACGACTCCAAGAAAAGGCCTTAATAAGAATTGACGATGATATTATTTGGATGCATGATTTAATAGAAGAAATGGGTAAAGATACAGTGCATCAAGAATCACCTGATGAACTTGGGGAACGAAGCAGATTGTGGAGTGAAGATGATGTCAACTACGTCTTAACAAATACTACT GGAACAAATAAAGTTATTGGTATTCAGGTCCTGACATCTAATATATCTTTAAATGCGAAAAGTTTCTCAACAATGAAGAAGCTTAAATATATTTCTATAATACCTATAATTTATTATGAATCCTTTTGGAGAAATATTGATTATCTCTCCGACGAGTTGAGGTGGCTTGAGTGGCCACATTGTCCATTGCAATGTTTTCCAGCCGATTTTCACGCAAAGAAACTTGTAAATCTCAATATTCATAGGAGTTCCATAATCACACACCTATGGGAAGGATATAAG
- the LOC126791472 gene encoding disease resistance protein RUN1-like isoform X5, which produces MASLTKEIASSSSSSVPFSSTDHPNHYKYEVFLSFRGEDTRHNFIDHFRSALCDKGIETFIDDKLRRGEEIPAALVKAIEESRVSIIVFSPNYASSRWCLDELVKILECRKSKGQEVRSVFYKVDPSDVRHQRGAFGKAFATLDQHKHKDSMEKWKAALTEAANLSGWPFKDGEYEAKFIKKIIGELSTQVVNPSCDLHVTEHPIGIKSFSEEVCKLLRVEENSVHMVGIWGPGGIGKTTIAKAVFNSIRHRFACSCFLAEVRSNSNDLAKLQKGLLVDILGDSTLEVSSVDQGVSFIKTRMRKQKVLIVLDDVNHSSQLQKLVPYPGCFGPGSRVLITTRDKRWLIAHQVDEVYQVKMLKDHQALNLFSLNAFKSNAPPGEYLKLSQRAVRYAQGLPLALIVLGSHLFRRSIEEWEAILDSSRREDPHIEIRDVLKISYDALGADLKGYFLDIACFFKGWHVENAKPRLDACYDLKSVNGIARLQEKALIRIDDDIIWMHDLIEEMGKDTVHQESPDELGERSRLWSEDDVNYVLTNTTVLSLNYEQSRS; this is translated from the exons ATGGCTTCTCTGACCAAGGAAATAGCCagttcttcgtcttcttctgtTCCATTTTCATCCACTGATCACCCAAATCATTACAAATACGAGGTGTTCTTAAGTTTTCGAGGCGAGGATACGCGTCATAATTTCATAGATCATTTCCGCTCCGCTTTGTGTGATAAGGGAATTGAGACCTTCATCGATGATAAGCTCAGAAGAGGGGAAGAAATACCCGCGGCCCTTGTCAAAGCAATTGAGGAGTCCAGGGTTTCAATCATCGTCTTCTCTCCAAACTATGCTTCGTCAAGGTGGTGCTTAGATGAGCTGGTGAAGATTCTCGAATGCAGAAAATCAAAAGGGCAAGAGGTCAGATCAGTTTTCTACAAGGTGGATCCTTCAGACGTACGGCACCAGAGAGGTGCTTTCGGGAAGGCATTTGCTACGCTTGatcaacacaaacacaagGATAGCATGGAGAAATGGAAAGCAGCTCTTACGGAAGCAGCAAATTTGTCTGGATGGCCTTTCAAAGATGGCGA GTACGAGGCTAAGTTTATCAAGAAGATTATTGGGGAGTTGTCAACCCAAGTAGTGAATCCTTCATGTGATTTGCATGTTACTGAACATCCCATTGGAATAAAGTCTTTTAGTGAAGAAGTCTGCAAACTTTTACGTGTCGAGGAAAATAGTGTTCACATGGTAGGAATATGGGGGCCTGGTGGAATAGGAAAGACCACAATTGCGAAAGCTGTGTTTAATTCAATTCGCCATAGGTTTGCATGTAGCTGTTTCTTGGCAGAAGTTCGATCTAATTCAAATGATCTAGCCAAATTGCAAAAGGGACTTCTGGTTGATATTTTAGGGGACTCAACTTTGGAGGTGAGCAGTGTTGATCAGGGAGTCAGTTTTATAAAGACAAGGATGCGGAAACAGAAAGTTCTAATAGTCCTAGATGACGTGAATCATTCTAGCCAATTACAGAAGTTAGTTCCATACCCTGGATGTTTTGGGCCAGGTAGTAGAGTTCTCATAACAACAAGAGATAAACGGTGGCTAATTGCTCATCAAGTCGATGAAGTGTACCAGGTCAAGATGTTAAAAGATCATCAAGCTTTGAACTTGTTTAGTTTGAATGCATTCAAGAGTAATGCACCTCCAGGCGAATATCTCAAACTTTCACAACGTGCAGTACGCTATGCCCAGGGCCTTCCATTAGCTTTGATTGTTTTAGGTTCTCATTTATTTCGTAGAAGCATAGAGGAGTGGGAAGCTATATTAGATAGTAGCAGGCGAGAAGATCCCCACATAGAGATTAGAGACGTGCTGAAAATAAGTTATGATGCTCTGGGGGCAGATTTAAAAGGATATTTTCTTGACATTGCTTGTTTCTTTAAAGGTTGGCATGTAGAGAATGCGAAACCACGACTAGATGCTTGCTATGACCTCAAATCAGTGAATGGTATAGCACGACTCCAAGAAAAGGCCTTAATAAGAATTGACGATGATATTATTTGGATGCATGATTTAATAGAAGAAATGGGTAAAGATACAGTGCATCAAGAATCACCTGATGAACTTGGGGAACGAAGCAGATTGTGGAGTGAAGATGATGTCAACTACGTCTTAACAAATACTACT
- the LOC126790491 gene encoding homocysteine S-methyltransferase 3, translating to MGTLGSEVKTSSFMSDFLEKCGGCAVLDGGFATELERHGADLNDPLWSAKCLISSPHLVRRVHLDYLDAGANIIITASYQATIQGFEAKGFSREEAKALLRKSVEIAIEAREIYYDKCTKGSWGFVDTGKPSRHSVLVAASVGSYGAYLADGSEYSGNYGDAVSLETLKDFHRERVQILANSGADLIAFETIPNKLEAKAYAELLEEEAIDIPAWFTFASKDGINVVSGDAIFECASITNACKQVVAVGINCTPPRFVQGLISSMRKVTSKPIVIYPNSGETYDGQRKQWVPSTGRVDEEFADIVIEKWLEAGASLFGGCCRTTPNTIRAISKALSNKASAVTDA from the exons ATGGGTACTTTGGGAAGCGAGGTGAAAACTTCGTCGTTCATGAGCGATTTTCTGGAGAAGTGCGGTGGCTGCGCCGTTCTGGACGGCGGGTTCGCGACGGAGCTCGAACGACATGGAGCTGATCTCAATGATCCTCTCTGGAGCGCCAAATGCCTCATCAGTTCTCCTCACCTCGTCCGAAGG GTGCATTTGGACTACCTCGATGCCGGAGCAAACATCATAATCACCGCATCATATCAG GCTACAATTCAGGGTTTTGAGGCGAAAGGTTTCTCAAGAGAAGAAGCCAAAGCCCTGCTGAGGAAAAGTGTCGAAATTGCAATCGAGGCACGAGAAATCTACTATGACAAATGCACCAAAGGTTCTTGGGGTTTTGTGGACACTGGAAAGCCTTCAAGACATTCTGTTCTAGTTGCAGCATCTGTCGGAAGCTATGGAGCCTATTTGGCTGATGGTTCCGAGTATAG TGGCAACTATGGCGATGCAGTGAGTCTAGAAACACTGAAAGATTTCCACAGGGAAAGGGTTCAGATTCTGGCCAACTCTGGTGCTGATCTAATTGCATTTGAGACGATACCGAATAAGCTAGAGGCAAAG GCATATGCTGAACTTCTTGAGGAAGAAGCAATAGATATTCCAGCATGGTTTACTTTTGCTTCTAAAGATGGAATCAATGTGGTGAGTGGTGATGCCATCTTTGAGTGTGCCTCTATTACTAATGCATGCAAGCAAGTTGTTGCTGTTGGAATCAACTGCACACCGCCTAGATTTGTCCAGGGGCTGATCTCATCAATGCGGAAG GTAACAAGCAAGCCAATTGTAATATACCCCAACAGTGGTGAGACCTATGATGGCCAGAGAAAGCAATGGGTG CCATCAACTGGGCGGGTTGACGAGGAGTTTGCAGACATAGTCATAGAGAAGTGGCTTGAGGCTGGGGCTTCCCTGTTTGGAGGCTGCTGCAGAACAACTCCAAATACCATCAGGGCAATATCGAAGGCTCTTTCTAATAAGGCTTCTGCAGTTACTGATGCTTAG